In Streptomyces qaidamensis, one DNA window encodes the following:
- a CDS encoding uridine kinase family protein, translated as MNPSFRPAPGPAVRDLAARIRRLSPSCGPVRLVGVDGHAGSGKSTFAEQLAEALDGAPVLRLDDVASHDALFDWTGRLLEQVIEPLSHGRTAHYAPYDWRARRFGAPRPLPPAPVLLVEGVGAGRRALRSRLALLLWMELPCEEAWARGRSRDGEEQREFWNGWVPAEHRHFADDPSRPFADLLVRQRDEGYEVLAGPAGTVGPDQSLTHGDGPPAVC; from the coding sequence ATGAATCCCTCCTTCCGCCCCGCACCGGGCCCCGCCGTCCGCGACCTGGCCGCCCGCATCCGGCGCCTCTCCCCCTCCTGCGGCCCGGTCCGGCTCGTCGGCGTCGACGGGCACGCCGGGTCCGGAAAGAGCACGTTCGCCGAGCAGTTGGCCGAGGCGCTGGACGGCGCCCCGGTGCTGCGCCTCGACGACGTCGCCAGCCACGACGCGCTGTTCGACTGGACCGGCCGGCTGCTGGAGCAGGTGATCGAGCCGCTCTCCCACGGCCGGACCGCGCACTACGCCCCCTACGACTGGCGGGCCCGCCGCTTCGGTGCGCCGCGTCCGCTGCCGCCGGCCCCGGTGCTCCTCGTGGAGGGCGTCGGCGCCGGACGCCGGGCGCTGCGCTCCCGTCTGGCCCTGCTGCTGTGGATGGAGCTGCCGTGCGAGGAGGCCTGGGCGCGAGGAAGGTCGCGTGACGGGGAGGAACAGCGGGAGTTCTGGAACGGGTGGGTTCCGGCGGAGCATCGGCATTTCGCCGACGATCCCTCGCGGCCGTTCGCCGATCTCCTGGTACGGCAGCGGGATGAGGGATATGAGGTGCTCGCTGGACCTGCTGGGACCGTTGGACCGGACCAGTCCCTCACGCACGGTGACGGGCCGCCCGCTGTGTGCTGA
- a CDS encoding AAA family ATPase — translation MDFGTQGPQAPADLAWLRGVDAYTMGAYPQAEEEFRAAVRMDSGMADGWLGLHALRVDTTTALLRMFRHRDRFGEQRSRYRRTLNSWYWLGWWVQPVLESPRDLLLAHASHWLDGRHVPELDQALAGLPPVDTDHQVRFLHSCRAYLVKDWEQLVRHTDPLLGDPMLGIEAGLFGGMARVRLEMYGQAEPLLSAALMRCRSEQPQRKELRYWLARAHEGTGRSAAALPLYRAVHRVDPAFMDTSARLAAIAEGDGYDDVTDLAAITLTGAGQDAADGPDGFDPLFGLEGRDLRLPDPEPPVAPLSPVTVPPVRERTGPTPSLPAGPTDPALLEEALAELERMVGLEPVKRQVKALSAQLNMARLRAGQGLPVQPPKRHFVFSGPSGTGKTTVARILGRVFYALGLLGGDHLVEAQRADLVGEYLGQTAVKANDLIDSALGGVLFVDEAYSLSNSGYGKGDAYGDEALQVLLKRAEDNRDHLVVILAGYPEGMDRLLAANPGLSSRFTTRVDFPSYRPLELTEIGKVLAAENGDVWDDEALDELRSIAGHVVDQGWIDELGNGRFLRTLYEKSCAYRDLRLSVYPGVLGREDLATLRLPDLMQAYGEVLSGRGPQDPSAM, via the coding sequence ATGGACTTCGGCACGCAGGGCCCTCAGGCCCCGGCCGACCTCGCCTGGCTGCGAGGCGTGGACGCCTACACCATGGGCGCGTATCCGCAGGCGGAGGAGGAGTTCCGCGCCGCCGTGCGGATGGACTCCGGGATGGCCGACGGCTGGCTGGGGCTGCACGCGCTGCGCGTCGACACGACGACCGCGCTGCTGCGGATGTTCCGGCACCGGGACCGTTTCGGGGAGCAGCGCTCCCGCTACCGCCGCACGCTCAACTCCTGGTACTGGCTGGGCTGGTGGGTGCAGCCCGTGCTGGAGAGCCCCCGCGATCTGCTGCTCGCGCACGCCTCCCACTGGCTGGACGGCCGCCACGTCCCCGAACTGGACCAGGCCCTCGCCGGGCTGCCGCCCGTGGACACCGACCACCAGGTCCGCTTCCTGCACTCCTGCCGCGCCTACCTGGTCAAGGACTGGGAGCAGCTGGTCCGCCACACCGACCCGCTGCTCGGCGATCCGATGCTCGGCATCGAGGCCGGCCTGTTCGGCGGCATGGCCCGGGTCCGTCTGGAGATGTACGGCCAGGCCGAACCGCTGCTGTCCGCCGCGCTGATGCGCTGCCGCAGCGAGCAACCGCAGCGCAAGGAGCTGCGCTACTGGCTGGCCCGGGCGCACGAGGGCACGGGCCGCAGCGCCGCCGCACTCCCGCTGTACCGGGCCGTGCACCGCGTCGACCCGGCCTTCATGGACACCTCCGCCCGGCTCGCCGCCATCGCCGAGGGCGACGGGTACGACGACGTCACGGACCTCGCGGCGATCACCCTCACCGGCGCGGGCCAGGACGCCGCGGACGGGCCGGACGGGTTCGATCCGCTTTTCGGCCTGGAGGGGCGCGACCTGAGACTCCCCGACCCCGAGCCGCCGGTCGCTCCCCTGTCGCCGGTGACCGTCCCGCCGGTCCGCGAGAGGACCGGCCCCACGCCCTCCCTGCCCGCCGGACCCACCGACCCGGCGTTACTGGAGGAGGCGCTCGCCGAGCTGGAGCGCATGGTGGGTCTGGAGCCGGTGAAGCGCCAGGTCAAGGCACTGTCGGCCCAGCTGAACATGGCCCGGCTGCGGGCCGGGCAGGGCCTCCCGGTCCAGCCGCCGAAACGCCACTTCGTCTTCTCAGGCCCCTCGGGCACCGGCAAGACGACCGTCGCCCGCATCCTCGGCCGCGTCTTCTACGCCCTCGGCCTGCTCGGCGGCGACCATCTCGTGGAGGCCCAGCGGGCCGACCTGGTCGGCGAGTACCTCGGGCAGACGGCGGTGAAGGCGAACGATCTGATCGACTCGGCCCTCGGCGGCGTCCTCTTCGTCGACGAGGCCTACTCGCTGTCCAACTCGGGCTACGGCAAGGGGGACGCGTACGGCGACGAGGCCCTGCAGGTGCTGCTGAAGCGCGCGGAGGACAACCGCGACCACCTCGTGGTGATCCTCGCCGGCTACCCGGAGGGCATGGACCGCCTGCTCGCCGCGAACCCCGGGCTGTCGTCCCGTTTCACCACCCGCGTCGACTTCCCCTCGTACCGTCCGCTCGAACTCACCGAGATCGGCAAGGTGCTCGCCGCCGAGAACGGCGACGTGTGGGACGACGAGGCCCTCGACGAGCTGCGCTCCATCGCGGGGCACGTGGTGGACCAGGGGTGGATCGACGAGCTGGGCAACGGGCGGTTCCTGAGGACGCTGTACGAGAAGAGCTGCGCGTACCGGGATCTGCGGCTGTCGGTGTATCCCGGGGTGCTGGGCAGGGAGGACCTGGCGACGTTGCGGTTGCCGGATCTGATGCAGGCGTACGGGGAGGTCTTGTCGGGGCGGGGGCCGCAGGATCCGTCGGCGATGTGA
- a CDS encoding hemolysin family protein gives MSVLQLLFAALLVLANGFFVGAEFALVSVRRSQIEPLGTARSRQVLYGLERLPQMMAAAQFGITICSLTLGAVAEPTVAHLLEPVFEWIHLPHGVIHPLTYVIALAAVVFFHLVIGEMVPKNLAMAAPEKAALWLSPGLVWFARFCKPITAALGAVSQGILRLFHVEPKDEVEAVFTSEQLNRLVEDAGQAGLLDPEEAERLEDALELGSRPVTDVLLKRESLVTVSPSVTPGRIVELTARTGYSRFPVAADTGAFMGYLHVKDVLDAEDSDRAVPQHLWRPMTTLRPELPLDDALTVMRRAATHLAQVADASGKVLGLVALEDVLELLVGEVRDPAHREMPEVRLTEPRSSEEALAS, from the coding sequence ATGAGCGTGCTCCAGCTTCTCTTCGCCGCGCTGCTCGTGCTCGCCAACGGCTTCTTCGTCGGCGCCGAGTTCGCGCTGGTCTCCGTACGCCGCAGCCAGATCGAACCGCTAGGCACCGCCCGCTCCCGGCAGGTCCTCTACGGTCTCGAACGGCTGCCGCAGATGATGGCGGCGGCCCAGTTCGGCATCACCATCTGCTCCCTCACCCTCGGCGCGGTCGCCGAACCGACGGTCGCACACCTGCTGGAGCCGGTCTTCGAGTGGATCCACCTGCCGCACGGCGTGATCCACCCGCTCACCTACGTCATCGCGCTGGCCGCGGTGGTCTTCTTCCACCTCGTCATCGGTGAGATGGTCCCGAAGAACCTGGCGATGGCGGCGCCGGAGAAGGCCGCGCTGTGGCTCAGCCCCGGCCTGGTCTGGTTCGCCCGCTTCTGCAAGCCCATCACCGCCGCCCTCGGCGCGGTCTCGCAGGGCATCCTGCGGCTCTTCCACGTCGAGCCCAAGGACGAGGTCGAGGCCGTCTTCACCAGCGAGCAGCTCAACCGGCTGGTGGAGGACGCCGGTCAGGCGGGCCTGCTCGACCCCGAGGAGGCCGAACGCCTGGAGGACGCCCTGGAACTGGGCTCCCGCCCGGTGACGGACGTCCTGCTGAAGCGGGAGTCCCTGGTCACGGTCAGCCCGTCGGTCACGCCCGGGCGCATCGTCGAGCTCACGGCCCGCACGGGATACTCCCGGTTCCCGGTCGCCGCGGACACCGGTGCGTTCATGGGCTACCTGCACGTCAAGGACGTCCTCGACGCGGAGGACTCGGACCGGGCCGTCCCGCAGCACCTGTGGCGCCCGATGACGACCCTGCGGCCCGAGCTGCCTCTCGACGACGCCCTCACGGTGATGCGGCGGGCGGCGACGCACCTGGCCCAGGTCGCCGACGCGTCCGGCAAGGTGCTGGGCCTGGTCGCCCTGGAGGACGTGCTGGAGCTGCTGGTGGGGGAGGTGCGGGATCCCGCGCACCGGGAGATGCCGGAGGTTCGGCTCACCGAGCCTCGCAGCAGCGAGGAGGCGTTGGCTTCGTAG
- a CDS encoding hemolysin family protein has protein sequence MTTPLLLLAAAFLLILANGFFVAAEFGLVTVERAEAEKAAAEGDRRAHRVVESLRELSFQLSGTQLGITITSLVVGMLAEPALAELLHGPFTSIGIPEGAVSGVTVVVGMLLASAVQMVIGELLPKNWAVSRPLQVARFVAGPQHVFARLFRPVIAGLNAVANRLVRALGIEPTAELASARTPGELVSLARHSARAGALEQDTADLFVRTLSLGELTAQHVMTPRVKVSALQSSATAEDVVNLTRATGLSRFPVYREKIDEVVGMAHLKDALAVPVRDRLRTPVGHIARPALLVPETLPVRPLLARLRSEQPIAVVVDEYGGTAGVVTLEDIVEELVGEVRDEHDGHDLPELAAAPPEDGRPAWDVDGSCRVDVLQRIGLDVPEGPYETVAGLIADLLGRIPAVGDKAELPGWRLAVRQVGHYRAERVRLVRTAPVVSLAEAVR, from the coding sequence ATGACCACCCCCCTGCTGCTCCTGGCAGCCGCGTTCCTGCTGATTCTCGCCAACGGATTCTTCGTGGCGGCCGAGTTCGGACTTGTGACGGTCGAGCGGGCGGAGGCCGAGAAGGCCGCCGCCGAAGGCGACCGGCGCGCCCACCGGGTCGTCGAATCACTCAGGGAACTGTCCTTCCAGCTCTCGGGCACCCAGCTCGGCATCACCATCACCTCGCTCGTCGTCGGCATGCTCGCCGAACCGGCGCTCGCCGAGCTGCTGCACGGCCCGTTCACCTCGATCGGTATCCCCGAGGGAGCCGTCTCCGGTGTCACCGTCGTCGTCGGCATGCTGCTGGCCTCCGCCGTGCAGATGGTGATCGGCGAGCTGCTGCCCAAGAACTGGGCGGTGTCCCGGCCGCTGCAGGTCGCGCGTTTCGTCGCGGGCCCGCAGCACGTCTTCGCCCGGCTGTTCCGCCCGGTCATCGCCGGCCTCAACGCCGTCGCCAACCGGCTCGTGCGCGCCCTGGGCATCGAACCCACCGCGGAGCTGGCCTCCGCCCGCACCCCCGGCGAGCTCGTCTCCCTGGCCCGCCACTCGGCCCGGGCCGGCGCCCTGGAGCAGGACACGGCCGACCTGTTCGTCCGGACCCTGTCGCTGGGCGAACTCACCGCGCAGCACGTGATGACGCCGCGCGTGAAGGTCAGCGCCCTGCAGTCCTCGGCCACCGCCGAGGACGTCGTCAACCTGACGCGCGCCACCGGCCTGTCCCGCTTCCCGGTCTACCGGGAGAAGATCGACGAGGTCGTCGGCATGGCCCACCTCAAGGACGCCCTGGCCGTCCCCGTCCGGGACCGGCTGCGCACCCCCGTCGGCCACATCGCCCGCCCGGCGCTACTGGTCCCCGAGACGCTGCCCGTTCGGCCGCTCCTCGCCCGCCTGCGCAGCGAGCAGCCCATCGCGGTCGTCGTCGACGAGTACGGCGGCACCGCCGGTGTCGTCACCCTGGAGGACATCGTCGAGGAACTCGTCGGCGAGGTCCGCGACGAGCACGACGGACACGACCTGCCCGAGCTGGCCGCCGCGCCGCCGGAGGACGGCAGGCCCGCCTGGGACGTCGACGGCAGCTGCCGGGTCGATGTCCTGCAGCGCATAGGCCTCGACGTGCCCGAGGGCCCGTACGAGACCGTCGCCGGCCTGATCGCCGACCTGCTGGGCCGTATCCCGGCCGTCGGCGACAAGGCGGAGCTGCCCGGCTGGCGGCTGGCGGTGCGCCAGGTCGGCCACTACCGCGCGGAACGGGTCCGGCTGGTGCGGACCGCCCCGGTGGTCTCCCTGGCGGAGGCCGTCCGATGA
- a CDS encoding PH domain-containing protein translates to MTDLPTLPVTFRPGSTRVVLLTAAVAIFVVITAVAMLLKQLSPGERVSFIFTALLLDAVLLLLARPKVVVDEDGVTVVNLTNKRRLEWAEILQVTLRPGDPWVFLNLSDGTSLPALGIQPGLAKQRAIADARALRALVEARSAAGPERHQG, encoded by the coding sequence ATGACCGATCTGCCCACCCTGCCCGTCACGTTCCGGCCGGGCAGCACCCGCGTGGTGCTGCTCACCGCGGCCGTCGCCATCTTCGTGGTGATCACGGCGGTCGCGATGCTGCTGAAGCAGCTCAGCCCCGGCGAGCGCGTCAGCTTCATCTTCACGGCACTCCTGCTGGACGCCGTGCTGCTGCTCCTGGCGCGTCCCAAGGTCGTCGTCGACGAGGACGGCGTCACTGTCGTCAATCTCACGAACAAGCGCCGGCTGGAGTGGGCGGAGATCCTCCAGGTGACCCTCCGGCCGGGTGACCCCTGGGTGTTCCTCAACCTCAGCGACGGCACCAGCCTGCCTGCTCTGGGCATCCAGCCGGGCCTGGCCAAGCAGCGTGCGATCGCCGACGCCCGGGCGCTGCGGGCGCTGGTCGAGGCCCGTTCCGCGGCGGGCCCCGAACGGCATCAGGGCTGA
- the hisG gene encoding ATP phosphoribosyltransferase: MLRIAVPNKGSLSGPAAEMLHEAGYQQRRESKELRIVDPVNEVEFFYLRPRDIAIYVASGQLDIGLTGRDLLIDSGAEAEEILALGFARSTFHYAAKPGTISGLADLAGKTVATSYEGIVAAHLAEAGIDASVVHLDGAVETAIQLGVAQVIADVVETGTSLRNAGLEVAGEPIMKSEAVVIRRTGADADDLKVQQFLRRLQGVLVARTYVMMDYDCRVEQLEKAVALTPGLESPTVSPLHNEGWVAVRAMVPAKEAQRIMDDLYDIGARAILTTAIHACRL; this comes from the coding sequence ATGCTGCGCATCGCCGTCCCCAACAAGGGTTCCCTGTCCGGCCCTGCGGCGGAGATGCTGCATGAGGCCGGCTACCAGCAGCGCCGGGAGTCCAAGGAACTGCGGATCGTCGACCCGGTGAACGAGGTCGAGTTCTTCTACCTCCGCCCCCGCGACATCGCGATCTACGTCGCCTCCGGGCAGCTGGACATCGGCCTCACCGGCCGGGACCTGCTCATCGACTCCGGCGCCGAAGCCGAGGAGATCCTCGCCCTCGGCTTCGCCCGCTCCACCTTCCACTACGCCGCCAAGCCCGGCACGATCAGCGGCCTGGCGGACCTGGCCGGCAAGACCGTCGCCACCTCCTACGAGGGCATCGTCGCGGCGCACCTCGCCGAGGCAGGCATCGACGCCTCCGTCGTCCACCTCGACGGTGCCGTCGAGACCGCCATCCAGCTCGGCGTCGCCCAGGTCATCGCCGACGTCGTCGAGACCGGCACCTCGCTGCGCAACGCGGGCCTGGAGGTCGCCGGCGAGCCGATCATGAAGTCCGAGGCCGTCGTGATCCGCCGCACCGGCGCGGACGCCGACGACCTCAAGGTCCAGCAGTTCCTGCGCCGCCTCCAGGGCGTCCTGGTCGCCCGGACGTACGTGATGATGGACTACGACTGCCGCGTCGAGCAGCTGGAGAAGGCCGTCGCCCTCACGCCCGGCCTGGAGTCCCCGACCGTCTCTCCGCTGCACAACGAGGGCTGGGTCGCCGTCCGCGCCATGGTCCCGGCCAAGGAAGCCCAGCGGATCATGGACGACCTGTACGACATCGGCGCCCGGGCCATCCTGACCACGGCCATCCACGCCTGCCGTCTCTGA
- a CDS encoding phosphoribosyl-ATP diphosphatase: protein MSKKTFEELFTELQHKAAQGDPATSRTAELVEKGVHAIGKKVVEEAAEVWMAAEYEGKEAAAEEISQLLYHVQVMMVARGISLDDVYAHL from the coding sequence ATGTCCAAGAAGACGTTCGAGGAGCTCTTCACCGAGCTCCAGCACAAGGCCGCCCAGGGCGATCCCGCCACTTCCCGCACCGCAGAACTGGTCGAGAAGGGCGTCCACGCCATCGGCAAGAAGGTCGTCGAAGAGGCCGCCGAGGTGTGGATGGCCGCCGAGTACGAGGGCAAGGAAGCCGCCGCCGAGGAGATCTCGCAGCTGCTGTACCACGTCCAGGTGATGATGGTCGCCCGCGGCATCTCCCTCGACGACGTCTACGCCCACCTCTGA
- the ribH gene encoding 6,7-dimethyl-8-ribityllumazine synthase, with translation MSGKGAPELSVRNVGDLRVAVIAAQWHEKVMDGLVDGALRALHDLGIDEPTLLRVPGSWELPVVAKVLAGRGYDAIVALGVVIRGGTPHFEYVCQGVTQGLTQVSVDTGVPVGFGVLTCDTEEQALDRAGIEGSNEDKGHEAVTAAVATAATLRSVSEPWR, from the coding sequence GTGAGCGGCAAGGGTGCACCGGAGCTGTCCGTACGCAACGTGGGTGACCTCCGGGTCGCCGTCATCGCGGCACAGTGGCACGAGAAGGTGATGGACGGACTGGTGGACGGCGCCCTGCGCGCCCTGCACGACCTGGGCATCGACGAGCCGACCCTGCTCCGGGTACCCGGCAGCTGGGAGCTTCCGGTCGTCGCCAAGGTCCTCGCGGGCCGCGGCTACGACGCGATCGTCGCCCTCGGCGTCGTCATCCGCGGCGGAACCCCCCACTTCGAGTACGTGTGCCAGGGCGTGACCCAGGGCCTCACCCAGGTCTCCGTCGACACCGGCGTCCCCGTCGGCTTCGGCGTGCTCACCTGCGACACCGAGGAGCAGGCCCTGGACCGCGCCGGCATCGAGGGCTCCAACGAGGACAAGGGACACGAGGCGGTGACGGCGGCGGTGGCGACCGCGGCCACCCTCCGCTCAGTATCCGAACCCTGGCGCTGA
- a CDS encoding bifunctional 3,4-dihydroxy-2-butanone-4-phosphate synthase/GTP cyclohydrolase II — protein MSARPSPATTLNEALRATPSTTALYSTDDVETFALDPVEQAIADIAAGRPVVVVDDEDRENEGDLVIAAETATPEIVAFMMSECRGLICAPMEGDELDRLNLPQMVEDNTESMKTAFTVSVDASAAYGVTTGISASDRATTLRLLADGVCGPDDFVRPGHIFPLRARPGGVLTRNGHTEAAVDLARLAGLRPAGAIVEIAGEDGTMLRLPELIPFARKHGLTIISIEDLIAYRRSSEPTVRREARTQLPTAHGTFTAHGYRSTVDGVEHVALVHGEIGDGQDVLVRVHSECLTGDVFGSARCDCGPQLDASLARIQEEGRGVVVYLRGHEGRGIGLMSKLRAYELQERGRDTLDANLELGLPADARDYAAGAQILADLGVRGVRLLTNNPDKTDALVRHGIAVKARVPMPVNAGEHNLRYLRTKRDRMGHDLPWLDTTTVPACGNQ, from the coding sequence ATGAGTGCCCGCCCGTCACCCGCCACCACCCTGAACGAGGCGCTTCGCGCCACCCCCTCGACCACCGCCCTGTACAGCACCGACGACGTCGAGACCTTCGCGCTAGACCCCGTCGAACAGGCGATCGCCGACATCGCGGCCGGCCGCCCCGTCGTGGTCGTCGACGACGAGGACCGGGAGAACGAGGGCGACCTCGTCATCGCCGCCGAGACGGCGACCCCCGAGATCGTCGCCTTCATGATGAGCGAGTGCCGCGGCCTGATCTGCGCCCCCATGGAGGGCGACGAACTGGACCGGCTGAACCTCCCGCAGATGGTCGAGGACAACACCGAGTCGATGAAGACCGCGTTCACGGTCTCCGTCGACGCCTCCGCCGCGTACGGCGTGACCACCGGCATCTCCGCCTCCGACCGCGCCACCACGCTCCGGCTGCTCGCCGACGGTGTCTGCGGGCCCGACGACTTCGTCCGCCCCGGCCACATCTTCCCGCTGCGCGCCCGGCCCGGCGGGGTCCTCACCCGCAACGGCCACACCGAGGCCGCCGTCGACCTCGCCCGACTCGCGGGCCTGCGCCCGGCCGGCGCGATCGTCGAGATCGCCGGTGAGGACGGCACCATGCTGCGCCTGCCCGAGCTGATCCCCTTCGCCCGCAAGCACGGCCTGACGATCATCTCCATCGAGGACCTGATCGCCTACCGCCGCAGCAGCGAACCCACCGTCCGCCGCGAGGCCAGGACCCAACTGCCCACCGCCCACGGCACCTTCACCGCCCACGGCTACCGCTCCACGGTCGACGGCGTCGAGCACGTCGCCCTGGTGCACGGCGAGATCGGCGACGGCCAGGACGTTCTCGTCCGCGTCCACTCCGAATGCCTCACCGGCGACGTCTTCGGCTCGGCCCGCTGCGACTGTGGCCCTCAGCTCGACGCCTCCCTCGCCCGCATCCAGGAAGAGGGCCGTGGCGTCGTGGTGTACCTGCGCGGACACGAGGGCCGCGGCATCGGCCTGATGTCCAAGCTGCGCGCCTACGAACTCCAGGAACGCGGCCGCGACACCCTCGACGCCAACCTGGAGCTCGGCCTGCCCGCCGACGCCCGCGACTACGCCGCCGGCGCGCAGATCCTCGCCGACCTCGGCGTGCGCGGCGTCCGGCTGCTGACCAACAACCCCGACAAGACCGACGCGCTCGTCCGCCACGGCATCGCGGTCAAGGCCCGTGTGCCGATGCCCGTGAACGCCGGCGAGCACAACCTCCGCTACCTGCGCACCAAGCGGGACCGGATGGGCCACGACCTGCCCTGGCTGGACACGACCACCGTGCCGGCCTGCGGCAACCAGTAA
- a CDS encoding nicotinamide mononucleotide transporter family protein, translating into MNSLNSEAFVVFGQHILWSDMVGNLFGLVALALGWRRSIWTWPVQFLAGLILFGAFFGHLTGSAGKQAVVVLVAVYGWWQWQRGKEQGEDGHIAVRFATWRERAVMAAAAAAGTVAVALLFKAYPTLSWDPWPDAYIFVGTIVAMYAQARGMVEFWFAWLLVDLVGVPLNFANGYAFSGFVYVIYGALVLWGLRDWWLRSRQAARPTLEGAPA; encoded by the coding sequence GTGAACTCGCTGAACTCCGAGGCGTTCGTCGTCTTCGGCCAGCACATCCTCTGGTCCGACATGGTCGGCAACCTCTTCGGCCTCGTCGCCCTCGCCCTCGGCTGGCGGCGCTCCATCTGGACCTGGCCCGTGCAGTTCCTGGCCGGCCTCATCCTCTTCGGGGCCTTCTTCGGGCATCTGACCGGCAGCGCGGGCAAGCAGGCGGTCGTCGTGCTCGTCGCCGTCTACGGCTGGTGGCAGTGGCAGCGCGGCAAGGAGCAGGGCGAGGACGGTCACATCGCCGTCCGGTTCGCCACCTGGCGCGAGCGCGCGGTGATGGCCGCGGCGGCCGCCGCGGGCACGGTCGCGGTGGCGCTGCTCTTCAAGGCGTACCCGACCCTGTCCTGGGACCCCTGGCCGGACGCCTACATCTTCGTCGGCACCATCGTCGCCATGTACGCCCAGGCGCGCGGCATGGTCGAGTTCTGGTTCGCCTGGCTGCTCGTCGACCTCGTCGGCGTGCCCCTCAACTTCGCCAACGGCTACGCCTTCTCCGGCTTCGTCTACGTCATCTACGGCGCGCTCGTCCTGTGGGGCCTGCGCGACTGGTGGCTGCGCTCGCGTCAGGCCGCGCGGCCCACCCTGGAAGGAGCGCCGGCATGA
- a CDS encoding riboflavin synthase has product MFTGIVEELGEVTAVETLDDACRFRLRGPVVTEGAKHGDSIAVNGVCLTVVDHEGDEFTADVMAETLNRSSLGALTAGSRVNLERPMAVGERLGGHIVQGHVDGTGEILERKPSQNWEIVKISLPADLTRYVVEKGSITVDGISLTVVDAGPDHFTVSLIPTTLDLTTLGHKQPGDPVNLEVDVIAKYVERMLGDRAQGATR; this is encoded by the coding sequence GTGTTCACCGGAATCGTCGAAGAGCTGGGCGAGGTCACCGCCGTCGAGACCCTCGACGACGCCTGTCGCTTCCGCCTGCGAGGCCCGGTCGTCACCGAAGGCGCCAAGCACGGCGATTCGATCGCCGTGAACGGCGTCTGCCTCACGGTCGTCGACCACGAAGGCGACGAATTCACCGCCGACGTCATGGCCGAGACGCTGAACCGCTCCAGCCTCGGCGCCCTCACGGCCGGCTCCCGGGTCAACCTCGAACGCCCCATGGCCGTCGGCGAACGCCTCGGCGGGCACATCGTGCAGGGCCATGTGGACGGCACCGGCGAGATCCTGGAGCGCAAGCCCTCGCAGAACTGGGAGATCGTGAAGATCTCCCTGCCCGCCGACCTCACCCGGTACGTGGTCGAGAAGGGCTCCATCACCGTCGACGGCATCAGCCTCACGGTCGTCGACGCCGGCCCCGACCACTTCACCGTCAGCCTCATCCCGACCACCCTCGACCTGACCACGCTCGGCCACAAGCAGCCCGGCGACCCGGTCAACCTCGAAGTGGACGTCATCGCCAAGTACGTCGAGCGGATGCTGGGCGACCGCGCGCAGGGGGCGACCCGGTGA
- a CDS encoding RNA polymerase sigma-70 factor translates to MTTTIADEFEIHRRRMFSLAYRLLGSAEEAEDAVQDAYLRFSGADRAGIEQPAAWLAKVVTNLCLNRLTSARARREQYVGTWLPEPVVTGDGTLGPLESAEQRDAVSMAMLVLLERLTPTERAVYVLREAFGYGHREIAGVLDLSEANCRQLYRRAAQRVGEPRARFEPASEQQEELVTSFITAAREGDLAGLEKLLATEATWWSDGGGKVTAARWPIEGGQRIAHFLAGGGPKFAAGLDFTPVEVNGAAGLATWAGDTLVGLAAIEVREGLVAGVRAVVNPEKLAFARRQLTRA, encoded by the coding sequence ATGACCACGACGATCGCCGACGAGTTCGAGATCCACCGGCGCCGGATGTTCTCACTCGCCTACCGGCTCCTGGGCTCCGCCGAGGAGGCCGAGGACGCGGTCCAGGACGCGTATCTGCGCTTCAGCGGAGCCGACCGGGCCGGAATCGAGCAGCCGGCGGCCTGGCTCGCCAAGGTCGTCACGAACCTCTGCCTGAACCGGCTGACCTCCGCAAGGGCCCGCCGCGAGCAGTACGTCGGGACCTGGCTGCCCGAGCCGGTGGTCACCGGGGACGGCACGCTCGGTCCCTTGGAGTCGGCCGAGCAGCGGGACGCCGTGTCGATGGCGATGCTGGTGCTGCTGGAGCGGCTGACACCGACCGAGCGGGCGGTGTACGTGCTGCGGGAGGCGTTCGGGTACGGGCACCGGGAGATCGCGGGGGTGCTGGATCTGAGCGAGGCGAACTGCCGCCAGCTGTACCGGCGGGCCGCGCAGCGGGTGGGTGAGCCGCGGGCCCGGTTCGAGCCCGCGTCCGAGCAGCAGGAGGAGCTGGTCACGTCGTTCATCACCGCGGCCCGCGAGGGTGATCTGGCCGGGCTGGAGAAACTGCTCGCGACGGAGGCGACCTGGTGGAGCGACGGCGGCGGCAAGGTCACCGCCGCGCGGTGGCCGATCGAGGGCGGGCAGAGGATCGCCCACTTCCTGGCGGGTGGGGGCCCGAAGTTCGCGGCGGGCCTGGACTTCACGCCGGTGGAGGTCAACGGAGCGGCCGGGCTGGCCACCTGGGCGGGCGACACCCTGGTGGGGCTGGCGGCGATCGAGGTGCGCGAGGGGCTGGTCGCGGGGGTGCGGGCCGTGGTCAACCCGGAGAAGCTGGCGTTCGCGCGGCGTCAGCTCACCCGGGCGTAG